A genomic window from Streptomyces broussonetiae includes:
- a CDS encoding UvrD-helicase domain-containing protein → MPARISDPEQLKELLGIPFTPEQTACITAPPAPQVIVAGAGSGKTTVMAARVVWLVGTGQVAPEQVLGLTFTNKAAGELAERVRKALVKAGVTDPEALPPADHHPSTTAPRADPARWDPDNPSGEPVISTYHAFAGRLLTDHGLRIGLEPTSRLLADATRYQLAARVLREAPGPYPALTRSFADLVSDLLALDSELAEHLVDPEKLRAWDADLLRTLEGAKLTNADLRRVPETAAARRELADLVQRYRAAKRDRDLVDFGDQIALSARLARVPEVGRLLREEFRVVLLDEYQDTSVAQRVLLAGLFGGGTGHPVTAVGDPCQAIYGWRGASVANLDDFPAHFAHADGRPATRQALSENRRSGGRLLDLANGLAEPLRAMHAGVEALRPAPGAEHDGTVRCALLPTHAEEIDWLAGSIDHLVRTGTAPGEIAVLCRTATDFAEIQGALVARDIPVEVVGLSGLLHLPEVADLVAVCEVLQDPGANASLVRLLTGPRWRIGPRDLALLGRRARLLVAHARVGDTDDPDRRLAAAVEGVDPSEVISLADALDTFLETPLEGGFAEDADDGLPFSADARVRFARLATELRDLRRSLSDPLMDVLHRVLAVTGLEVELSASPHALAARRRETLSNFLDIAASFAASDREATLLAFLGFLRTAAQYEKGLDNALPGGENTVKVLTAHKSKGLEWDVVAVPGLVEGTFPSAQGREKWTAQAKVVPHALRGDADTLPDVGSWDSRGMKAFHESMKDHQHTEELRLGYVTFTRPRSLLLGSGHWWGPSQKKPRGPSGFLQALYDHCAAGHGEIEAWADEPAQDEANPALHAATADQVWPLPLDDAALARRRAAAETVLAHLDGLTAQDTGHQPAAYDPAAFDDPDWPTPPDEDTYGAEPYDDPGADFLYDEDPFGDGEPPYEADGPAPDAPADRDTWDAAGPTGPRQAPAPRYRPHPAEPQQHLTPEEARTIASWDRDLDALTGELLRARQAVTDVPLPATLTASQLMLLAEDPDGLAQELARPMPRPPQPAARRGTRFHAWVEARFEKLTLPLLEPDELPGSDAEIADEQDLQALKEAFERSAYAQRTPYRVEAPFQLTLAGRVVRGRIDAVYRSGDGAGTTYEIVDWKTSRTRAADPLQLAVYRLAWAEQQGVPAESVTAAFLYVRTGEVVRPTDLPDRAALERLLTEDAGTAHSAD, encoded by the coding sequence ATGCCAGCCCGTATCAGCGACCCCGAGCAGCTCAAGGAGCTGCTCGGCATCCCGTTCACCCCGGAGCAGACGGCCTGCATCACCGCGCCGCCCGCCCCGCAGGTGATCGTGGCCGGCGCCGGATCGGGCAAGACCACCGTGATGGCGGCCCGGGTGGTCTGGCTGGTCGGCACCGGACAGGTCGCGCCCGAACAGGTCCTCGGCCTGACCTTCACCAACAAGGCCGCCGGCGAGCTGGCCGAACGCGTCCGCAAGGCGCTGGTCAAGGCCGGCGTCACCGACCCCGAAGCCCTCCCGCCGGCCGACCACCACCCCTCGACGACAGCGCCTCGCGCCGACCCCGCCCGGTGGGACCCGGACAACCCGTCGGGCGAGCCGGTGATCTCGACGTACCACGCGTTCGCGGGCCGGCTGCTGACCGACCACGGCCTGCGCATCGGCCTGGAGCCCACCTCGCGGCTGCTCGCCGACGCCACCCGCTACCAGCTCGCCGCGCGTGTGCTGCGCGAGGCTCCCGGCCCCTATCCCGCGCTCACCCGCTCCTTCGCCGACCTCGTCAGCGACCTGCTCGCCCTCGACTCCGAACTCGCCGAGCACCTCGTCGACCCCGAAAAGCTGCGCGCCTGGGACGCGGACCTGCTGCGCACCCTTGAGGGCGCCAAGCTCACCAACGCCGATCTGCGCAGGGTTCCCGAGACGGCCGCCGCCCGCCGCGAACTCGCCGACCTCGTCCAGCGCTATCGGGCCGCCAAACGCGACCGCGACCTGGTCGACTTCGGCGACCAGATCGCCCTGTCCGCCCGCCTCGCGCGCGTGCCCGAGGTGGGCCGCCTGCTGCGCGAGGAGTTCCGCGTGGTGCTCCTGGACGAGTACCAGGACACGTCCGTGGCCCAACGCGTCCTGCTGGCAGGCCTGTTCGGCGGCGGTACGGGCCACCCGGTAACCGCCGTCGGCGACCCCTGCCAGGCCATCTACGGATGGCGCGGCGCCTCCGTCGCCAACCTGGACGACTTCCCCGCACACTTCGCGCATGCCGATGGCCGTCCCGCCACCCGGCAGGCGCTCAGCGAGAACCGCCGCAGCGGTGGCCGCCTCCTCGACCTCGCCAACGGCCTCGCCGAGCCCCTGCGCGCCATGCACGCGGGCGTGGAGGCACTCCGCCCGGCCCCCGGCGCCGAGCACGACGGCACGGTCCGCTGCGCCCTGCTGCCCACGCACGCCGAGGAGATCGACTGGCTGGCCGGCTCGATCGACCACCTCGTGCGCACCGGCACGGCCCCCGGCGAGATCGCCGTCCTGTGCCGTACGGCGACCGACTTCGCCGAGATCCAGGGCGCTCTCGTGGCCCGCGACATCCCCGTCGAGGTGGTCGGACTGTCCGGGCTGCTCCACCTGCCCGAGGTCGCCGACCTCGTCGCCGTGTGCGAGGTGCTCCAGGACCCCGGCGCCAATGCCTCCCTGGTGCGCCTGCTGACCGGGCCGCGCTGGCGCATCGGCCCGCGCGATCTCGCCCTGCTGGGCCGCCGCGCCCGCCTGCTGGTCGCCCACGCGCGCGTGGGCGACACCGACGACCCGGACCGCCGTCTCGCCGCGGCCGTCGAGGGCGTCGACCCGTCCGAGGTGATATCGCTCGCAGACGCCCTCGACACCTTCCTGGAGACACCGTTGGAGGGAGGTTTCGCGGAAGACGCCGACGACGGGCTGCCGTTCTCCGCGGACGCGCGCGTGCGCTTCGCCCGGCTGGCGACCGAACTGCGTGACCTGCGCCGTTCCCTGTCCGACCCGCTGATGGACGTTCTGCACCGCGTCCTTGCCGTCACCGGTCTGGAGGTGGAGCTGTCGGCGTCGCCGCACGCCCTGGCCGCCCGTCGACGCGAGACCCTGTCCAACTTCCTCGACATCGCCGCCTCCTTCGCGGCGAGCGACCGCGAGGCCACGTTGCTCGCCTTCCTCGGCTTCCTGCGTACCGCCGCGCAGTACGAGAAGGGCCTCGACAACGCCCTGCCCGGCGGCGAGAACACCGTCAAGGTGCTCACCGCCCACAAGTCCAAGGGCCTGGAGTGGGACGTCGTGGCCGTCCCCGGGCTGGTCGAGGGCACGTTCCCCAGCGCCCAGGGCCGCGAGAAGTGGACGGCGCAGGCCAAGGTGGTGCCGCACGCCCTGCGCGGCGACGCCGACACCCTGCCCGACGTCGGCAGCTGGGACTCGCGCGGCATGAAGGCCTTCCACGAGTCCATGAAGGACCACCAGCACACCGAGGAGCTGCGCCTCGGCTACGTCACCTTCACCCGCCCCCGCTCCCTCCTGCTCGGCTCCGGCCACTGGTGGGGGCCCAGCCAGAAGAAGCCGCGCGGCCCGTCCGGCTTCCTGCAGGCCCTGTACGACCACTGCGCCGCCGGTCACGGCGAGATCGAGGCATGGGCGGACGAGCCCGCCCAGGACGAGGCGAACCCGGCCCTGCACGCGGCCACCGCCGACCAGGTGTGGCCGCTCCCGCTGGACGACGCCGCCCTGGCCCGCCGCCGCGCGGCAGCCGAGACCGTCCTCGCCCACCTGGACGGCCTCACCGCCCAGGACACCGGCCACCAGCCGGCCGCCTACGACCCCGCCGCCTTCGACGACCCGGACTGGCCCACGCCACCGGACGAGGACACCTACGGGGCAGAGCCGTACGACGACCCCGGAGCGGACTTCCTCTACGACGAGGACCCTTTCGGTGACGGAGAACCGCCGTACGAGGCGGACGGCCCCGCACCCGACGCCCCTGCCGACCGGGACACCTGGGACGCCGCCGGGCCCACCGGCCCCCGCCAGGCGCCCGCCCCCCGGTACCGCCCCCACCCCGCCGAGCCACAGCAGCACCTCACCCCGGAGGAGGCCCGCACCATCGCCTCCTGGGACCGCGACCTGGACGCGCTCACCGGAGAGCTGCTGCGCGCCCGGCAGGCCGTCACGGACGTTCCCCTGCCCGCCACGCTGACCGCGTCCCAGCTGATGCTTCTGGCCGAGGACCCCGACGGGCTCGCGCAGGAACTCGCGCGCCCCATGCCGCGCCCACCACAACCGGCCGCACGCCGGGGCACCCGCTTTCACGCCTGGGTCGAAGCCCGCTTCGAGAAGCTGACACTGCCCCTGCTCGAACCCGACGAGCTGCCCGGCAGCGACGCCGAGATCGCCGACGAACAGGACCTTCAGGCACTGAAGGAAGCCTTCGAACGCAGCGCCTACGCCCAGCGCACCCCTTACCGGGTCGAGGCCCCCTTCCAGCTCACCCTCGCCGGCCGCGTCGTACGGGGCCGCATCGACGCGGTCTACCGATCCGGCGACGGCGCCGGGACGACGTACGAGATCGTCGACTGGAAGACCAGCCGCACACGTGCCGCCGACCCGCTCCAGCTCGCGGTGTACCGGCTGGCCTGGGCCGAGCAGCAGGGCGTGCCGGCCGAGTCGGTCACGGCCGCCTTCCTGTACGTGCGCACCGGCGAGGTCGTACGGCCCACGGACCTGCCGGACCGGGCAGCCCTGGAACGGCTCCTCACGGAAGACGCCGGAACGGCACACAGCGCGGACTGA
- a CDS encoding ATP-dependent helicase, which translates to MSSSSFTGRLPHPQVRQGSRGAYRLVRTPPAVVDPPRLDAAQRAVVDHRSGPLLVLAGPGTGKTTTLVESVAARIARGGDPERILVLTFSRKAAVGLRDRMALRLGAARAPRATTFHSYCYALVRAHQDSDRFVEPLRLLSGPEQDVAVRELLAGQPELERLGLTHVRWPDELRACLTTRGFADEVRAVLARSRELGLGPDALDAFARRTGRPDWRAAAAFLAEYLDVLDLQGVIDYAELVHRAVLLARRPDTAGRLAARYDAVYVDEYQDTDPAQVRLLHALAGGGRTLVALGDPDQSIYAFRGADVNGILDFPAAFPRADGRPAPVEVLRTARRSGAALLAATRLITQRMPLTRLPAGKVRAHREPAAVRDGGRVEVYTYPTPGTEMDNIADVLRRAHLEDGVPWSDMAVLVRAGSRLPTLRRALTAAGVPLDIDGDDLPLRHEPAVAPLLTALRAVATAEARPREQTADGRTPEGESPSAEAVTEEALPEGAAEEAVVADTAADDAAPEDSEDSEDSEDSAGTEDGEVPTSDTSWLGTETALTLLASPLAGLDAADLRRLGRALREEERTAGNPLPPPSDELLARALAEPERLAVHDPAYARGAQRLGALLRKARERLAGGGTAEEALWDLWEGTPWPARLERAARRGGAAGRNADRDLDAVCALFATAARAEERTGGRGALNFLEQIEAEDIAADTLARRAVRPDAVRLMTAHRAKGLQWRLVVVAGVQEGLWPDLRRRGSLLEADRIGRDGLAEPLPPGALLAEERRLFYVAATRACERLVVTAVKAPADDGDQPSRFLTELGVEPRDVTGRPRRPLSVAALVAELRATTVDPRVSAPLREAAAGRLARLAALADEDGRPLVPSAHPYRWWGMYDPTESKVPLRHHDQPVVLSGSALDQLANTCALQWFLGREVKADAPATTAQGFGNVVHVLADEVASGRTPADLDVLMERLDSVWNALAFDAPWKSRQEKDNARVALERFLNWHVLARTGRTPVASEQDFDVTLEAGDYHVRIRGQMDRVETDGEGRAYVVDFKTGKQAPTAAEVTRHPQLAVYQLAVREGAADEAFDGVRPEPGGAELVHLRQGAAQRDGGDSLPKTQTQEPLSGEWVGELLATAAGKVLDERFTPSSGQHCTHCAFRASCSARPEGRHVVE; encoded by the coding sequence GTGAGTTCCTCCTCCTTCACCGGACGCCTGCCGCACCCCCAGGTGCGGCAGGGGAGCCGTGGCGCCTACCGGCTGGTCCGTACCCCGCCGGCCGTGGTGGATCCCCCCCGACTGGACGCGGCACAGCGCGCCGTGGTTGACCACCGGTCCGGACCGCTGCTCGTCCTCGCGGGCCCGGGCACCGGCAAGACCACCACCCTGGTCGAGTCCGTTGCCGCAAGGATCGCCCGCGGCGGGGACCCGGAGCGCATCCTGGTGCTGACGTTCAGCCGCAAGGCCGCCGTCGGGCTGCGTGACCGCATGGCCCTGCGCCTGGGCGCCGCCCGCGCGCCCCGGGCGACCACGTTCCACTCGTACTGCTACGCCCTGGTCCGCGCCCACCAGGACAGTGATCGGTTCGTGGAGCCGCTGCGCCTGCTCTCCGGCCCCGAGCAGGACGTCGCCGTCCGCGAGCTGCTCGCCGGACAGCCCGAGCTGGAGCGGCTCGGTCTCACCCATGTGCGCTGGCCCGACGAACTGCGCGCCTGCCTGACCACGCGCGGTTTTGCCGACGAGGTCCGCGCGGTCCTCGCCCGCAGCCGCGAGCTGGGCCTCGGCCCCGACGCCCTGGATGCCTTCGCCCGCCGTACCGGCCGCCCCGACTGGCGCGCCGCGGCCGCCTTCCTCGCCGAGTACCTGGACGTGCTCGACCTCCAGGGCGTGATCGACTACGCGGAACTGGTCCACCGCGCGGTCCTGCTCGCCCGCCGCCCCGACACCGCCGGTCGGCTCGCCGCCCGGTACGACGCCGTGTACGTCGACGAATACCAGGACACCGACCCCGCCCAGGTACGGCTCCTGCACGCCCTGGCCGGCGGTGGACGAACCCTGGTCGCGCTCGGCGACCCCGACCAGTCGATCTACGCCTTCCGGGGCGCCGACGTGAACGGCATCCTCGACTTCCCCGCGGCCTTCCCGCGCGCGGACGGCCGTCCCGCCCCTGTCGAGGTGCTGCGCACCGCCCGCCGCTCCGGCGCCGCCCTGCTGGCCGCCACCCGCCTGATCACCCAGCGCATGCCACTGACCCGGCTGCCCGCCGGGAAGGTGCGCGCCCACCGCGAACCGGCCGCCGTACGGGACGGCGGCCGCGTCGAGGTCTACACGTACCCGACGCCCGGTACAGAAATGGACAACATCGCGGACGTCCTGCGCCGCGCCCACCTGGAGGACGGCGTCCCCTGGAGTGACATGGCCGTCCTGGTACGCGCCGGATCCCGCCTGCCGACCCTGCGCCGCGCCCTCACCGCGGCCGGCGTACCACTGGACATCGACGGTGACGACCTGCCCCTGCGGCACGAGCCGGCGGTGGCTCCCCTGCTGACCGCCCTGCGAGCGGTGGCCACGGCGGAGGCCCGGCCCCGCGAGCAGACCGCCGACGGGCGCACTCCGGAGGGTGAGTCGCCCTCGGCAGAAGCCGTTACCGAAGAAGCGCTCCCTGAAGGCGCCGCCGAGGAGGCCGTCGTCGCGGACACCGCTGCCGACGACGCCGCCCCCGAGGACAGCGAGGACAGCGAGGACAGCGAGGACAGCGCAGGCACCGAAGACGGCGAAGTGCCGACTTCTGACACCTCCTGGCTCGGCACCGAGACCGCTCTCACCCTGCTCGCCTCCCCTCTCGCCGGCCTGGACGCGGCCGATCTGCGCCGGCTCGGGCGGGCGCTGCGCGAGGAAGAACGCACGGCAGGCAACCCGCTGCCGCCCCCGTCCGACGAACTGCTCGCGCGAGCGCTCGCCGAGCCCGAGCGCCTGGCCGTGCACGACCCGGCGTACGCGCGCGGAGCGCAGCGCCTCGGCGCGCTGCTGCGCAAGGCCCGCGAACGCCTCGCGGGCGGCGGTACGGCCGAGGAGGCGCTGTGGGACCTGTGGGAGGGCACTCCCTGGCCGGCCCGCCTGGAGCGGGCCGCCCGGCGCGGCGGCGCGGCCGGCCGCAACGCCGACCGTGACCTGGATGCCGTGTGCGCGCTGTTCGCCACCGCCGCGCGCGCGGAGGAGCGCACCGGGGGCCGTGGCGCCCTGAACTTCCTGGAGCAGATCGAGGCCGAGGACATCGCGGCCGACACACTCGCGCGCCGCGCCGTACGCCCCGACGCCGTCCGTCTGATGACCGCCCACCGCGCCAAGGGCCTGCAGTGGCGCCTGGTCGTCGTCGCCGGAGTCCAGGAGGGGCTGTGGCCCGACCTGCGCCGCCGCGGCTCCCTCCTGGAGGCCGACCGTATCGGTCGCGACGGACTCGCCGAACCGCTCCCGCCCGGAGCGCTGCTCGCCGAGGAGCGCCGGCTGTTCTACGTCGCCGCCACGCGCGCGTGCGAGCGCCTGGTCGTGACCGCCGTGAAGGCACCGGCCGACGACGGCGACCAGCCGTCCCGGTTCCTGACGGAACTGGGCGTCGAGCCACGGGACGTCACCGGCCGCCCGCGTCGCCCGCTGTCCGTGGCCGCACTCGTCGCCGAGCTGCGTGCCACCACCGTCGACCCGCGCGTGTCCGCCCCCCTGCGGGAGGCCGCCGCCGGACGCCTGGCCCGGCTCGCCGCCCTCGCCGACGAGGACGGCCGCCCGCTGGTGCCCTCGGCGCATCCCTACCGCTGGTGGGGCATGTACGACCCGACGGAGAGCAAGGTGCCGCTGCGCCACCACGACCAGCCGGTCGTGCTCTCCGGCAGCGCCCTCGACCAGCTCGCGAACACCTGCGCGCTGCAGTGGTTCCTGGGGCGCGAGGTGAAGGCCGACGCCCCCGCCACCACCGCACAGGGCTTCGGCAACGTCGTCCACGTCCTCGCCGACGAGGTCGCCTCCGGCCGTACCCCGGCCGACCTCGACGTCCTCATGGAACGCCTGGACTCCGTGTGGAACGCGCTCGCCTTCGACGCGCCCTGGAAGTCGAGGCAGGAGAAGGACAACGCGCGCGTGGCGCTCGAACGCTTCCTGAACTGGCACGTCCTGGCCCGCACCGGGCGCACCCCTGTGGCGAGCGAGCAGGATTTCGACGTCACCCTGGAGGCGGGCGACTACCACGTCCGCATCCGCGGCCAGATGGACCGCGTCGAGACGGACGGCGAGGGCCGCGCCTACGTGGTGGACTTCAAGACCGGCAAACAGGCGCCCACCGCCGCCGAGGTGACCCGCCACCCCCAGCTCGCCGTCTACCAGCTCGCCGTCCGCGAAGGCGCCGCCGACGAGGCCTTCGACGGCGTACGCCCCGAACCGGGCGGCGCCGAACTGGTGCACCTCAGGCAGGGCGCCGCCCAGCGCGACGGAGGCGACAGCCTGCCCAAGACGCAGACCCAGGAGCCGCTGTCGGGCGAGTGGGTCGGCGAACTGCTGGCCACCGCCGCCGGGAAGGTCCTCGACGAGCGGTTCACACCGAGCAGCGGCCAGCACTGCACCCACTGCGCGTTCCGGGCCTCGTGCAGTGCCCGGCCCGAGGGACGGCACGTGGTGGAGTGA
- a CDS encoding MGMT family protein, with protein MSEQSPAEDTHEGYAEALPEYAERVLEVAERIPPGRVMTYGDVAEWLEEGGPRQVGRVMALYGGAVPWWRVVRADGTLLPGHELSALDHYRAEGTPLKEAARSAEGHLPRLDMRRARWDGGAGADGHT; from the coding sequence ATGAGCGAGCAGAGCCCTGCCGAGGACACCCATGAAGGGTACGCGGAAGCGCTGCCGGAGTACGCCGAGCGAGTCCTCGAGGTCGCGGAGCGGATTCCGCCGGGACGTGTGATGACCTACGGCGATGTCGCCGAGTGGCTCGAGGAGGGCGGGCCGCGCCAGGTCGGCCGGGTGATGGCCCTCTATGGCGGCGCCGTCCCGTGGTGGCGGGTCGTCCGCGCCGACGGCACGCTGCTGCCCGGGCACGAACTGAGCGCCCTCGACCACTACCGCGCGGAAGGTACGCCGCTGAAAGAGGCGGCCAGGAGCGCCGAGGGGCATCTGCCGCGGCTCGACATGCGGCGGGCCCGATGGGACGGCGGGGCGGGGGCGGACGGTCACACCTGA
- a CDS encoding lysylphosphatidylglycerol synthase domain-containing protein, with product MNQQGVHPEGAAGTPDATARPGAAGAGAHQEDTDTPKDDATRARGTRGNGAGDRKSDGTHTRADDNNDTEGAHVSQNTPPDHGPDDEPHTDEVEGDEPLLPARVHRPSDLMRLLVGVLAIAVLLAIAAFAHGTTSGLEQDINKGTGQAPDLLIRFAGLASSIAILLVPVAFAIERLIKRDGLRIADGVLAAVLAHGVTLATDLWVARAAPGSIQEALTQPSPGDIHALTDPVHGYLAPVIAYMTAVGMSRRPRWRAVLWIVLLLDAFSMLVTGYTTPFSIILTVLIGWTIAYGTLYAVGSPNIRPTGQTLMAGLRHVGFHPVAAAREEAVESENGDRGRRYFVTLEDGPPLDVTVVDREQQAQGFFYRAWRNLTLRGFATRSSLQSLRQALEQEALLAYAAIAAGANAPKLIATSELGPDAVMLVYEHTGGRTLDSLADEEITDELLRNTWHQVQALQSRRIAHRRLAGDAILVDRSGKVILSELRGGEIAAGEVLLRLDVAQLVTTLGLRVGAERAVTSAVGVLGPDSVADCLPLLQPIALTRSTRATLRRLARERAQRERDAVLEASRQAKQARLEEAAETDRPALERPDKKTVRAEQRAERQAMDDALEEAREEDLLTQIRHQVLRIRPQAPVEPARLERVRPRTLISFIAGAIGAYYLLTQLTHIEFGTLFAQAQWGWVVAAVAFSALSYVAAAMALLGFVPERVPFLRTAAAQVAGSFVKIVAPAAVGGVALNTRFLQRAGVRAGLAVASVGASQLFGLGCHILMLLTFGYLTGTEKTPSLSPSRTVIAGLLTVAVLVLVVTSVPFLRKFLVTRVRSLFAGVVPRMLDVLQRPQKLITGIGGMLLLTACFVMCLDASVRAFGNGTASLSIASVAVVFLAGNALGSAAPTPGGVGAVEASLTLGLIAFGLPKEVAAPAVLLFRLLTLWLPVLPGWLAFNQLTRKGAL from the coding sequence ATGAATCAGCAGGGCGTGCACCCCGAAGGCGCGGCGGGCACCCCTGACGCCACCGCGCGCCCCGGCGCCGCCGGCGCCGGCGCACACCAGGAAGACACCGATACACCCAAGGACGACGCCACGCGCGCGCGTGGGACTCGTGGGAACGGCGCCGGGGATCGGAAGAGCGACGGCACACACACGCGTGCCGACGACAACAACGACACCGAGGGGGCGCACGTCTCTCAGAACACGCCCCCAGACCACGGTCCCGACGACGAACCGCACACCGACGAGGTGGAGGGCGACGAACCGCTGCTCCCCGCGCGCGTGCACCGCCCTTCCGATCTCATGCGGCTCCTGGTGGGCGTGCTCGCCATCGCGGTGCTGCTCGCGATCGCCGCATTCGCGCACGGCACCACCTCGGGCCTCGAGCAGGACATCAACAAGGGCACCGGCCAAGCGCCCGACCTGCTGATCAGGTTCGCGGGGCTGGCATCCAGCATCGCGATCCTGCTGGTGCCGGTCGCCTTCGCCATCGAGCGGCTGATCAAACGCGACGGGCTGCGCATCGCCGACGGTGTCCTCGCCGCCGTCCTCGCCCACGGGGTGACCCTGGCGACCGACCTATGGGTGGCACGGGCCGCGCCGGGTTCGATCCAGGAAGCGCTCACCCAGCCCTCGCCGGGCGACATCCACGCCCTGACCGACCCCGTACACGGCTATCTGGCACCCGTGATCGCCTACATGACGGCCGTCGGCATGTCCCGCAGACCCAGATGGCGTGCCGTGCTGTGGATCGTGTTGCTGCTCGACGCGTTCTCGATGCTGGTCACCGGCTATACGACGCCGTTCTCGATCATCCTGACGGTGCTGATCGGCTGGACCATCGCCTACGGCACGCTGTACGCGGTCGGCTCCCCCAACATCCGCCCCACCGGGCAGACCCTGATGGCGGGCCTCAGGCACGTCGGCTTCCACCCCGTCGCCGCCGCGCGCGAGGAGGCCGTGGAGTCGGAGAACGGCGACCGCGGCCGGCGCTACTTCGTCACCCTGGAGGACGGCCCGCCGCTGGACGTCACGGTCGTCGACCGGGAACAGCAGGCCCAGGGCTTCTTCTACCGGGCGTGGCGCAATCTGACCCTGCGCGGCTTCGCCACCCGCTCCAGCCTCCAGTCACTGCGCCAGGCGCTGGAACAGGAAGCCCTGCTGGCGTACGCGGCGATCGCGGCCGGTGCCAACGCGCCCAAGCTGATCGCCACCTCCGAACTCGGCCCCGACGCCGTCATGCTCGTCTACGAGCACACCGGCGGGCGCACGCTGGACTCGCTGGCCGACGAGGAGATCACCGACGAGCTGCTGCGCAACACCTGGCACCAGGTGCAGGCGCTGCAGTCGCGGCGTATCGCGCACCGCAGACTCGCAGGTGACGCGATTCTGGTGGATCGTTCCGGCAAGGTGATCCTCTCCGAACTGCGCGGTGGCGAGATCGCCGCCGGCGAGGTGCTGCTGCGCCTGGACGTGGCCCAGCTGGTCACCACGCTCGGTCTGCGGGTGGGCGCCGAGCGGGCGGTGACCTCCGCGGTCGGGGTGCTCGGCCCCGACTCGGTCGCCGACTGCCTGCCCCTGCTCCAGCCGATCGCGTTGACGCGCTCCACGCGCGCGACGCTGCGCCGGCTGGCCCGGGAGCGTGCCCAGCGGGAGCGGGACGCGGTCCTGGAGGCGTCCCGGCAGGCGAAGCAGGCCCGCTTGGAGGAGGCGGCCGAGACGGACCGGCCCGCCCTCGAAAGGCCCGACAAGAAGACCGTCCGCGCCGAGCAGCGTGCGGAGCGGCAGGCCATGGACGACGCGCTCGAAGAGGCACGCGAGGAGGACCTGCTCACCCAGATCCGGCACCAGGTACTGCGGATCAGGCCGCAGGCTCCCGTTGAACCGGCCCGGCTGGAGCGGGTGCGGCCGCGCACGCTCATCAGCTTCATCGCCGGCGCGATCGGCGCCTACTACCTGCTGACGCAGCTCACCCACATCGAGTTCGGCACGCTGTTCGCCCAGGCCCAGTGGGGCTGGGTGGTCGCCGCGGTGGCGTTCTCCGCGCTCAGCTACGTCGCCGCGGCGATGGCGCTACTGGGCTTCGTACCGGAGCGGGTGCCGTTCCTGCGGACGGCGGCGGCGCAGGTCGCCGGGTCCTTCGTGAAGATCGTGGCGCCGGCCGCGGTCGGCGGTGTCGCCCTCAACACGCGCTTCCTGCAGCGCGCCGGCGTGCGCGCGGGCCTCGCGGTGGCGAGTGTCGGCGCGTCGCAGCTGTTCGGGCTCGGCTGCCACATTTTGATGCTGCTGACCTTCGGGTATCTCACCGGCACGGAGAAGACACCGTCGCTGTCGCCGTCCCGGACGGTCATCGCGGGTCTGCTGACCGTGGCGGTGCTCGTGCTCGTGGTGACCTCCGTGCCGTTCCTGCGGAAATTCCTCGTCACGCGCGTGAGGTCGCTGTTCGCCGGTGTCGTTCCGCGCATGCTCGACGTGCTCCAGCGGCCGCAGAAGCTGATCACCGGTATCGGCGGCATGCTCCTGCTCACCGCCTGCTTCGTGATGTGCCTGGACGCCTCCGTCCGCGCGTTCGGCAACGGCACGGCCTCACTGAGCATCGCCAGCGTCGCCGTCGTCTTCCTCGCCGGCAACGCACTCGGCTCCGCGGCACCCACCCCGGGCGGCGTCGGTGCGGTCGAGGCGAGCCTCACACTCGGCCTGATCGCCTTCGGCCTGCCCAAGGAGGTCGCCGCCCCGGCCGTTCTGCTGTTCCGGCTGCTGACCCTGTGGCTGCCGGTGCTGCCGGGCTGGTTGGCCTTCAACCAGCTCACCCGCAAGGGAGCCCTGTAG